The Williamsia sp. DF01-3 genome has a window encoding:
- a CDS encoding AMP-binding protein has translation MLWDQADATPDAPAVSDITRTLSYRDLAESSARRAAGFVEAGLRPGERVVLQNQNSVDFAVNFFGLLRAGVVPVMTLPAHRINEIAHLTQTAGAVAYVCHGHAGGYDYRDLAHQLRGRVDTIRAVFVDGDKGSEAAPPQGDPSRLDVVPTPDPDSPALFLVSGGTTGLPKLIPRTHNDYRYNAELSAEMAGWTSSDTYLVALPAAHNFPLACPGLLGIISVGGHAVFTDNPSPDHTFDLIEKYRVTAVALVPALAQVWTAATEWEPADVSSLRLLQVGGAKLAESDAIAANAAFDGAVQQVFGMAEGLICYTRSTDDQQTVTRTQGRPMSDHDELRVVDENGDEVPDGTEGELLVRGPYTIRGYYRAGEQGRRSFTDDGFYCSGDRVRRLASGHLIVTGRIKDTIVRGGENVAADDVEENLVAHNNIRQAAVVGVPDDSLGERICAVIVADGPAPDLPTIRQFLADRGLATFKQPDQLEVVAGLPVTAVGKIDKRALLLQLT, from the coding sequence ATGTTGTGGGACCAGGCCGATGCCACACCGGATGCGCCCGCCGTCTCCGACATCACCCGCACGCTGAGCTATCGCGACCTCGCCGAGTCGTCGGCCCGGCGTGCGGCCGGGTTCGTCGAGGCCGGGTTGCGCCCCGGCGAACGCGTGGTGCTGCAGAACCAGAACTCGGTTGACTTTGCGGTCAACTTCTTCGGCCTGCTGCGGGCGGGTGTCGTCCCCGTGATGACTCTCCCCGCCCACCGCATCAACGAGATCGCCCATCTGACTCAGACCGCCGGGGCGGTTGCCTATGTCTGCCACGGCCACGCCGGCGGGTACGACTACCGCGACCTGGCCCACCAGCTGCGCGGGCGCGTCGACACCATCCGCGCGGTCTTCGTCGACGGTGACAAGGGTTCCGAGGCCGCGCCGCCACAGGGCGACCCGAGCCGCCTCGACGTTGTTCCCACCCCCGATCCCGACAGCCCCGCACTTTTCCTGGTGTCCGGTGGCACCACAGGTCTGCCCAAACTGATCCCACGTACCCACAACGACTACCGGTACAACGCCGAACTCAGCGCCGAGATGGCCGGGTGGACCTCCTCCGACACCTACCTCGTGGCGCTTCCCGCCGCGCACAACTTCCCGCTGGCCTGCCCAGGGTTGCTCGGCATCATCTCCGTCGGCGGCCACGCGGTGTTCACCGACAACCCCTCTCCTGACCACACCTTCGATCTGATCGAGAAGTACCGGGTCACCGCGGTGGCTCTCGTACCCGCGTTGGCCCAGGTCTGGACCGCCGCGACCGAATGGGAACCCGCCGACGTCTCGTCACTGCGGCTGCTGCAGGTGGGCGGGGCCAAGCTCGCCGAATCCGACGCGATTGCGGCGAACGCGGCGTTCGACGGCGCGGTGCAGCAGGTGTTCGGGATGGCAGAGGGCCTGATCTGTTACACCCGGTCCACCGATGACCAACAGACGGTCACCCGCACCCAGGGTCGCCCGATGAGCGACCACGACGAATTGCGGGTGGTGGACGAGAACGGCGATGAAGTCCCCGACGGCACGGAAGGTGAATTGCTGGTGCGCGGTCCGTACACCATCCGCGGCTACTACCGCGCCGGCGAGCAGGGGCGGCGGTCGTTCACCGACGACGGCTTCTACTGCAGCGGTGATCGTGTGCGGAGACTGGCCTCGGGTCATCTCATCGTCACCGGCCGCATCAAGGACACCATCGTCCGCGGCGGCGAGAACGTCGCGGCCGACGATGTGGAAGAGAACCTTGTCGCCCACAACAACATTCGACAGGCAGCGGTTGTCGGGGTTCCCGACGACTCTCTCGGCGAACGCATCTGCGCCGTCATCGTCGCCGACGGCCCGGCGCCTGATCTCCCGACCATCCGGCAGTTCCTCGCCGACCGCGGGCTGGCGACGTTCAAGCAGCCCGACCAGCTCGAGGTGGTCGCCGGTCTGCCGGTGACCGCGGTCGGGAAGATCGACAAACGCGCATTGCTGCTGCAGCTGACTTGA